Sequence from the Neptunomonas japonica JAMM 1380 genome:
CTAGATGCGCTTTTTGCCGAAGGCAAAAATAAGTAATTAGCAAAGAAGACTTGTTGAGCGCTTTTACCGCAAGATTTAAATCAAATAATTAGAAAAACTGGTACGGGAGGCTCGCCTCCCAAAGACAGAAGGAGAAACCGTATGGCAGAAGCGAAAAAACTAAGTGGTGCGGGTCTGCGTGGCCAATCTGCTGGTGAAACTGCGCTCTGTACCGTGGGTCAAACCGGTGCAGGACTGACTTACCGTGGTTATGACATTAAAGAATTGGCTGATAAAGCACAGTTTGAAGAAGTTGCATATCTGTTATTGTATGGGACTTTGCCAACACAGGCAGAGCTTAGTGCATACAAAGCTCGCCTAAAAGAAATGCGTACATTGCCTGCAGCGCTGAAAACTGTTTTGGAACAGATACCCGCTGATGCACACCCAATGGATGTCATGCGTACGGGTTGCTCTATGCTGGGTAATCTTGAAACTGAGCAGAGTTTTGCTGATCAGCTTGATCACATTGATCGTATGCTGGCTGTATTCCCAGGCTTAATCAACTATTGGTATAACTTTAGTCATAACGGCAAACGTATTGACGAGAATACCGATGCTGACTCTATTGCTGAGCAGTTCTTGTGGACGCTGCATGATAAAAAACCAGAGCCTTTGCATGTAGATGTAATGCATGCATCTCTGATTTTGTATGCTGAGCATGAGTTTAATGCATCGACGTTTACTGCACGTGTGTGTGCTTCTACGTTGTCGGATATTCACAGCTGTGTAACGGCTGCGATCGGTTCCTTGCGTGGGCCGCTACATGGCGGTGCTAACGAAGCTGCTATGGATATGATCGAGAACTGGAAAACTCCTGATGAAGCGGAAGCTGAAATCATGGGTATGCTCGAGCGTAAAGACAAAATTATGGGCTTTGGACACGCTATTTACAGCGAGTCTGATCCACGTAATGCCATTATTAAAGAATGGTCTAAGAAGTTGTCTGAGCAAGTGGGCGACTCTAGCTTATATGCTGTTTCTGAACGTGTTGAAGCAGTGATGTGGCGTGAGAAAAAGCTTTTCTGTAATGCTGATTTCTTTCATGCATCTGCTTATAACTTCATGGGTATTCCTACCAAACTATTCACGCCGATTTTTGTCTGTTCGCGTGCCGCAGGTTGGACTGCTCATGTAATGGAACAGCGTGAAAATAACCGTATTATTCGTCCAAGTGCTGACTATACAGGTCCTGAATCTGCACAGTGGGTTGCTATCGAAAATCGTGGTTGATTAATCGAGTAAGGGCTGATTCTTCAGCCCTTACAGTTTTGATGTGCTAACAGATATCTGCTTGGCCATAATTAATTCTGCTTTAGAATAGGTGGAGTAGGCTTCGATTCGCTCATACGCCTGCCTCGTCTCTCTGAACCATACTCAATGGAGTTCAGGCGCAATGAATACTGAATACCGCAAATCTTTACCAGGCACAGACCTTGATTACTTCGATACGCGTGCAGCTATTGAGGCGATCCAGCCTGGTTCTTATGCAAAACTACCTTATACATCTCGCGTGTTAGCTGAGCAGCTTGTGCGTCGTTGTGAGCCAGAAGCGCTGACCGACTCATTGAAGCAGCTTATTGAATTTAAACGTGAGCTCGACTTTCCTTGGTACCCGGCGCGTGTTGTTTGTCATGATATTTTAGGTCAGACAGCCCTAGTAGATTTAGCAGGCCTACGTGATGCTATCGCTGATCAGGGTGGAGACCCATCTAAGGTAAACCCTGTTGTACCTACGCAGCTGATCGTTGACCATTCTCTGGCTGTAGAAGCGCCAGGTTTTGATCCTGATGCCTTTGAAAAGAACCGTGCAATTGAAGATCGCCGTAACGATGATCGTTTTCACTTTATCGAGTGGTGTAAGACGGCATTTGACAACGTTGATGTGATCCCTGCTGGTAACGGCATCATGCATCAGATTAACTTGGAAAAAATGTCTCCAGTTATCCAGGCGCGTGATGGTGTTGCTTTCCCAGATACGTGTGTCGGTACTGATTCACACACACCGCACGTTGATGCGCTAGGCGTTGTTGCGATTGGTGTCGGTGGTCTTGAAGCTGAAACGGTTATGCTCGGTTTGCCATCTATGATGCGCCTACCGGACATCATTGGTGTGAAACTTGTTGGTAAGCGTCAACCGGGTATTACTGCTACGGATATCGTTCTGGCGATCACTGAATTCTTGCGTAATGAGAAAGTGGTTTCTTCTTATCTAGAGTTCTTCGGTGAAGGTGCTAAAAACCTAACGATCGGTGACCGTGCAACTATCTCTAACATGACGCCTGAGTTTGGCGCGTCTGCAGGTATGTTCTACATCGATGAGCAGACAATTGATTATCTAAAGTTGACGGGTCGTGAGCCTGAACAAGTCGCCCTTGTAGAGCAATATGCCAAGTTAACAGGCCTATGGGCAGATGATTTAGAGAACGTTGAATATGAACGTGTTCTTGAGTTTGATCTATCCACTGTTGTGCGCAATATGGCTGGCCCATCTAACCCGCATCGTCGTCTACCAACATCCGCGCTAAACGAGCGCGGTATCGCTGGCGACGAGATGTTGGCTGCAGCCAAGGCTGAAGAGTCTGAAGGTTTGATGCCTGATGGTGCGGTAATTATTGCAGCAATCACCTCGTGTACTAATACTTCAAATCCACGTAACGTAGTGGCTGCAGGTTTAGTCGCTAAGAAGGCCAATGAGTTAGGCCTTGAGCGTAAGCCTTGGGTTAAGTCGTCATTTGCACCAGGCTCTAAAGTTGCCAAGTTGTATCTGGAAGAAGCGGGCTTGTTACCTGAGATGGAGCAGCTAGGTTTCGGTATTGTTGGTTATGCTTGTACTACGTGTAATGGCATGAGTGGCGCGTTGGATCCTGCGATTCAGCAAGAGATCATTGATCGTGATCTTTACTCTACAGCAGTGCTTTCTGGTAACCGTAACTTTGACGGGCGTATCCACCCGTATGCTAAACAAGCGTTCTTGGCATCGCCTCCGCTCGTTGTTGCTTATGCGATTGCTGGTACGATACGCTTTGATATCGAAAAAGATGTGTTAGGTAATGATAAAGACGGTAACCC
This genomic interval carries:
- the prpC gene encoding bifunctional 2-methylcitrate synthase/citrate synthase: MAEAKKLSGAGLRGQSAGETALCTVGQTGAGLTYRGYDIKELADKAQFEEVAYLLLYGTLPTQAELSAYKARLKEMRTLPAALKTVLEQIPADAHPMDVMRTGCSMLGNLETEQSFADQLDHIDRMLAVFPGLINYWYNFSHNGKRIDENTDADSIAEQFLWTLHDKKPEPLHVDVMHASLILYAEHEFNASTFTARVCASTLSDIHSCVTAAIGSLRGPLHGGANEAAMDMIENWKTPDEAEAEIMGMLERKDKIMGFGHAIYSESDPRNAIIKEWSKKLSEQVGDSSLYAVSERVEAVMWREKKLFCNADFFHASAYNFMGIPTKLFTPIFVCSRAAGWTAHVMEQRENNRIIRPSADYTGPESAQWVAIENRG
- the acnD gene encoding Fe/S-dependent 2-methylisocitrate dehydratase AcnD — encoded protein: MNTEYRKSLPGTDLDYFDTRAAIEAIQPGSYAKLPYTSRVLAEQLVRRCEPEALTDSLKQLIEFKRELDFPWYPARVVCHDILGQTALVDLAGLRDAIADQGGDPSKVNPVVPTQLIVDHSLAVEAPGFDPDAFEKNRAIEDRRNDDRFHFIEWCKTAFDNVDVIPAGNGIMHQINLEKMSPVIQARDGVAFPDTCVGTDSHTPHVDALGVVAIGVGGLEAETVMLGLPSMMRLPDIIGVKLVGKRQPGITATDIVLAITEFLRNEKVVSSYLEFFGEGAKNLTIGDRATISNMTPEFGASAGMFYIDEQTIDYLKLTGREPEQVALVEQYAKLTGLWADDLENVEYERVLEFDLSTVVRNMAGPSNPHRRLPTSALNERGIAGDEMLAAAKAEESEGLMPDGAVIIAAITSCTNTSNPRNVVAAGLVAKKANELGLERKPWVKSSFAPGSKVAKLYLEEAGLLPEMEQLGFGIVGYACTTCNGMSGALDPAIQQEIIDRDLYSTAVLSGNRNFDGRIHPYAKQAFLASPPLVVAYAIAGTIRFDIEKDVLGNDKDGNPITLKDIWPSDEEIDAIVAKAVKPEQFSQVYIPMFDLGAVEKSESPLYNWRPQTTYIRRPPYWEGALAGERTMKGMRPLAVLGDNITTDHLSPSNAIQASSAAGEYCAKMGLPEEDYNSYATHRGDHLTAQRATFANPKLLNEMCLDDKGEVKQGSLARIEPEGQESRMWEAIETYMERKQPLIIVAGADYGQGSSRDWAAKGVRLAGVEAIMAEGFERIHRTNLVGMGVLPLQFKDGETRKTYAIDGTETFDVEGDISPRSNLTVIINRANGETLKVPMTCRLDTAAEVNVYNAGGVLQRFAQDFLEANA